In the Clostridiales bacterium genome, CTCTCCCTTATGCCCAACGCGGCGGCTGTGGAAATAATTACCGCGTTGTCAAAGGCTTTTGTATATTTTTTTAGGGCCGATAGATATTCTTGGGCCATTTTTCTGCCTAGAATAAGGCCTTGGCTGACTGAGAACCCGTCGTTGACATCAATATTTTCTATATAGCCGGCGTTAAAAGCCACAACGCCGCGCGCGATTTGTTTGCTGCAAAAATGCGCGCTCTTAATATTGGGGAAGTTATCGTCTTTTATAATCTTGTAAATCGGGCTTTGGGGATTGTTGGCGTGCAAATAAGCTTCGTCATATAGCCTGTCGTCCACATTGGCTAGGACAAAACATAATGTGGACGGCTGTTTATGTTTGCTTTCCAACAACCTTGCGCCTAATAACCTGGACAGCAAGGCGTTGCCCGTGAAATCAATCAGTATCCTCGCGCCAAACTTGACAAACCCCTCGCCCGTCCATACGGCAACTTCTCTATCGCCTATTCCGCCTTTAGCGTCCGTTAGGCTGGAACAAAGCAAAATTTGGCAGCCCGCGTCTTGAAGCTTTTTTTCATAAATTACTTTTAAGTTTTCATGGTTAATGGGCGCCCATTCTTCCTTGTCGCCGTATTCTATTGTCAACGCGTTGAAGCTTGCCTCGTAGATTTCCAATATCAAGGGCGAATATAATTCTTTATGGACCGGGCACCATGACGGCACAAGCCCCGCCGCGCCCATTCCGCCAAGGCAGCTGTTTCTTTCTATAATAAGCGTCTTAAGGCCGCTTCTTGCCGCCGCCAAAGCCGCGGCGCATCCCGCCGGCCCGCCGCCCGCGACTATCACATCAAAACTGTTTTTCATAAAATCTCCCGCGGTCGTATGATTTTGGCGATATTTTTGGCCTTTAGGTATTCGTTATTTTGGGCGTTTTCTTGCGTTATAAAACATACAAAGTCTTCGCCCTGTTCTTTTAGCTTAAAAAACTTATCCCCAAAATACCAGCCGAAATTTTTATTGGATTGCTTAAAGCTGTCGTCAAGCAATATCGCCGTTTTGCTTGGCTGTCCGTTTTTTGTGTTTTTGTACAATGATATCGCTTTTTGATAGGCTCTGCCCGCGGGCTTTAACTTGTTTTGGACAGTAAACAAGCCAAGCCCGTATTCAAGCTCGTCAAAAACCTCGTATTTTTTGTCTATATCGTGGGAACACCAAAAAGTAATACGGTCAACCTGAGGGCAGCGCAATGTGTTTTTTATAAACCTTAAAACAAATTCCTCAATATCTTGACCTTGGGCTAGCCACAGTTTTGAAATGCCGAATTCTTGGATATTTATCTTTTTATCAAGTTCAGGCGAATACGCCTCGGCTAAAAATGCGCAAAATTCGCCCAAATGCAAAGATTGCTTGGAAAACGCCCCGCCTTGATATCTTGTCGCGCCCGTAAATTCTATCCATGTATGCAACGCCGTCGCAGTTCCGAAAGAAGCTAGGTTTCTTCGTAAAAAAAACTTATCCTCAAACCACGGCTGGTGGTCGCAGCCTATAACCACGCTTTTGTTTTGGTAATGCTCGCTGCAAAAAGATTGGATAACCTTAAGCCAATCGTCCCCTTCCTCTTGCGAAAAATTGCTTTTGGGCGCGTTATAGTAAGCATACATATTTATCTCGTTGCCGATGTCCAGCCCGTAAAACGCGGGATGCCGGCAAAAGGCCGATAATTGTTTTAGAAAAAACAGTTCGCCTTTTATTGTTTGGCCGTTAGTAAATATATTGCCTTTTTGGGCGTATTTCGGCAAAAACCAAAGCCCGCTTAGCCAACCCGTCAAAGCCGCCAGTTCTATTTCAAGCCCAATCTCTTGGGCAAGGTCCAATACCTTTTCAAGCCTTTCCATATATATAGTATTTACCTTATAGGGCTCGGGCTGGAACAAATCCCAGCGTAATTGAAGCCTTAAATGCCGTATGCCTATCTCTTTGAGCGCGCTAAAATCGTCCTTGTAACTTTCCGTGTCTTGTCCCCATTCAAAATACCAATCGGAAGAAGGAACATAATTTGCCCCAAAACTTATTTCTTTCATTTTGCCGTCCCTAAGAATATGTTCGTAACATAAGAGAGCGCTCTTTCTTTGTCTTTTAAGCCCAAAAGCGCTTTTACCCTGCGCCCGTAAAACCTTGGTATTGTGTAGCCATTTTTGGTACCTATGATTTTTATGTCAGCCTTAATAAAATTTTCGGCGTCCATCAAATACAATATCGGCAAAATATCATACAAAATTCCGCTTGAGGCGTCTTTGTCATACTTAATCGCGCCGCCTATATAATTTTGGTGCCATTCTTGGTAATAATCAAGCACAGTCTTGATAACTATATTGGAAGAATTTTTTAGCGCCGCGAAATACTCCCCGTCTATTATAAAATCGCGGCAAACATCCAAAGGCGCCAAAACTATTTCAAACCCCGACTTCAAAACGGTTTGAAACGCCTTGGGCGCGCATCGTATATTATACTCTGCGCATGGAGCGCTTTGGTTGATATAGCCTTGATAAACGCTCCCGCCCATTATGATAATGCGGCATTGGTCTTTTAGGTCTTTGTATTGGGCAACGAATCGGGCTATGTTTTCAAGCGGACCTAGCGCTATTATGTTTTGGACGCCTTTTTTGACCTGCTCGGCTATGCAAGCGGGCGCGTCTTGTAACGCGTCTGGTTTTAAGTCTTTAACGCGCCCGTAATGCGGCTTGCTGTCGTTGCGCTTTAATTCTATTCCTTTGGCCAAGGCGGTATTTTGATTACCTGTCTTGGTCAAAAAATCATAAGCCACTCTTACTTTATATTCTATATCGGCGTAACAAACGGACACCAGCCTGATGTCAAACATATCCGAGGCGATAGCAAGCCCCAGCGCCCAAATATCGTCAATATCGTCGCCTATGTCGGTGTCAATTACTATCGGGATTTTGGTTTTCATTTGTTTGCTTCCTTATTAAATAAGTTTTTGTCGTCTTGGATATTTAGCTTAGCGTATTTATACAACAATCTCGTGTCGGCGTTTGCGCCTTTTAGATATTTATAGACCATAACGCCTTTGGCCTTAGGGATTATGCCTGTTTTACTCTGCGGCGAGGTATAGAGCCCGAAAGTCTTTTCCATGCCGGGCCCCTTCTCCCAGTCCAAAAGCCTGAAAATATGCACCGTTTCAACATAAGGCAATCTTTGCTTGATCGCTTCCAAATCGCCTATCAAACATCCCGCCTGCCTGACGTCCGAATCCCGCCTCGGCAACCCAAACTTGACCAAGTCGTCGTCATAATATCCGTATTCGGTAATAAATACCTTAATGCCGTCGTCTTGATGTTTTTTGGCTACATTATATATATAATCGCATGTTTCAACCAAATAATCCGAATCGCCGCTAAAATTATAGGGATGCCACGATAAAATGTCAAAATAGCTTCTCAAATTAGCATCCGGCGTTCTGCCCGTGGGATATTTGCCGCTTAAGATGTTGACATAAATCCTGTCTATAAAATCCGCCGCGACAAACCGATCACCCGCCGGCGACGGCATCACGACCAGCGCTTGAGGGTTGGCGGTCTTTATTCCAAGCGCGCAATAATAGCACAAGTCCGTGACAAGCTGCGCTTTTTCGTCAACAGTAAAGGTCGTTTCGGGCGTAGCGTTGTTTTCGTCATAACCCAATTTGGCGACAAATCTATCCACATTGACTTCGTTGCCTACTTCCCAAAATTTGATTTCGGGAAAAGTTTTGGCTATCAACTCATAGCTTTGCGCCTGCAATTCCATGAAGGGAATATAAAATTTGCTGCCGTAAGAGGGAAAGGTGTTTTCGGCGGGGCTGTCGGCAAAGTTTTTTGGATATAGGTA is a window encoding:
- a CDS encoding FAD-dependent oxidoreductase, yielding MKNSFDVIVAGGGPAGCAAALAAARSGLKTLIIERNSCLGGMGAAGLVPSWCPVHKELYSPLILEIYEASFNALTIEYGDKEEWAPINHENLKVIYEKKLQDAGCQILLCSSLTDAKGGIGDREVAVWTGEGFVKFGARILIDFTGNALLSRLLGARLLESKHKQPSTLCFVLANVDDRLYDEAYLHANNPQSPIYKIIKDDNFPNIKSAHFCSKQIARGVVAFNAGYIENIDVNDGFSVSQGLILGRKMAQEYLSALKKYTKAFDNAVIISTAAALGIRESYRVMGEYVLSLDDYINRRKFQDAIAKNDYFLDVHSKELNELYLKQNQNNNDYFKNYQRGEYYEIPLRCLIPKGFQDLLVAGRIISADEYVQGSIRAMPACLATGEAAGKEAAKRLGKT
- a CDS encoding cellulase family glycosylhydrolase translates to MKEISFGANYVPSSDWYFEWGQDTESYKDDFSALKEIGIRHLRLQLRWDLFQPEPYKVNTIYMERLEKVLDLAQEIGLEIELAALTGWLSGLWFLPKYAQKGNIFTNGQTIKGELFFLKQLSAFCRHPAFYGLDIGNEINMYAYYNAPKSNFSQEEGDDWLKVIQSFCSEHYQNKSVVIGCDHQPWFEDKFFLRRNLASFGTATALHTWIEFTGATRYQGGAFSKQSLHLGEFCAFLAEAYSPELDKKINIQEFGISKLWLAQGQDIEEFVLRFIKNTLRCPQVDRITFWCSHDIDKKYEVFDELEYGLGLFTVQNKLKPAGRAYQKAISLYKNTKNGQPSKTAILLDDSFKQSNKNFGWYFGDKFFKLKEQGEDFVCFITQENAQNNEYLKAKNIAKIIRPREIL
- a CDS encoding nucleoside hydrolase, with the protein product MKTKIPIVIDTDIGDDIDDIWALGLAIASDMFDIRLVSVCYADIEYKVRVAYDFLTKTGNQNTALAKGIELKRNDSKPHYGRVKDLKPDALQDAPACIAEQVKKGVQNIIALGPLENIARFVAQYKDLKDQCRIIIMGGSVYQGYINQSAPCAEYNIRCAPKAFQTVLKSGFEIVLAPLDVCRDFIIDGEYFAALKNSSNIVIKTVLDYYQEWHQNYIGGAIKYDKDASSGILYDILPILYLMDAENFIKADIKIIGTKNGYTIPRFYGRRVKALLGLKDKERALSYVTNIFLGTAK